A single region of the Kineosporia corallincola genome encodes:
- a CDS encoding PhzF family phenazine biosynthesis protein produces MRRFAQVDVFTARPGRGNPVAVVLDAEGLPDEEMQRLAHWTNLSETTFVLPPTRPEADYRVRIFTPDRELPFAGHPTIGTCQALWDDGQLGPGPSWVQECAAGPVEVRRLDDGALAFAAPAPVLVEPLADEELLARALGGVRPHRPTLIGIGPVWLTGRVTPAELDALDLDAAAFRELAEVTPDVTLYAVDQAGDLHVRSFFRVDGGIAEDPVCGSGNACVARHVQLTAPDARLDGGYRAFQGRHRGRDGRITVELGERNWIGGRAVTVVSGTIAV; encoded by the coding sequence ATGCGCAGATTCGCTCAGGTGGACGTGTTCACCGCGCGACCCGGCCGGGGCAACCCGGTGGCAGTCGTGCTCGACGCCGAGGGGCTCCCCGACGAGGAGATGCAGCGGCTGGCGCACTGGACCAACCTGTCGGAGACCACCTTCGTGCTCCCGCCGACCCGGCCGGAGGCCGACTACCGGGTGCGCATCTTCACCCCCGACCGTGAGCTCCCGTTCGCCGGTCATCCCACGATCGGCACCTGCCAGGCGCTTTGGGACGACGGACAGCTCGGTCCCGGCCCGTCCTGGGTACAGGAGTGCGCCGCCGGGCCGGTCGAGGTGCGCCGCCTCGACGACGGTGCCCTGGCCTTCGCCGCCCCGGCGCCGGTGCTGGTGGAACCGCTCGCCGACGAGGAGCTGCTGGCGCGGGCCCTCGGCGGGGTGCGGCCGCACCGGCCCACCCTGATCGGGATCGGCCCGGTCTGGCTGACCGGGCGGGTGACACCGGCCGAGCTGGACGCGCTCGACCTGGACGCCGCCGCCTTCCGCGAGCTCGCCGAGGTCACCCCGGACGTCACCCTGTACGCCGTGGACCAGGCCGGTGACCTGCACGTGCGCTCGTTCTTCCGGGTCGACGGCGGGATCGCCGAGGACCCGGTGTGCGGTAGCGGCAACGCCTGCGTCGCCCGGCACGTGCAGCTCACCGCCCCTGACGCCCGGCTAGACGGCGGCTACCGTGCCTTCCAGGGCCGGCACCGGGGACGCGACGGCCGGATCACCGTGGAGCTCGGCGAGCGGAACTGGATCGGCGGCCGGGCAGTCACCGTGGTGTCCGGCACGATCGCCGTGTGA
- a CDS encoding type II secretion system F family protein produces MIESLSSSAPFAGVLLAGALAGGGLALLIDALIRRERGTAGTDDRSLGRRASRRLRGFGTRLPIAVLAGVFTLLVTAWPVAAIAAVTMILAWPALMGGAREERQQADRLEALALWTESLRDTIAGAVGLEQAVIATSRAAPAPIADEIITLADRLRVRVPLPTALHRLADDLDDASADLVVAALLLNSRLRGPGLRHVLTSLADSVRAEVEMRGRVTAGRAATRRSVQIVVAVTLLFVLGLRTFNPGYVEPYQHPGGQVVLAIVVGFFGAGFFWLKQLASYDLPERFMHTAPSAEGGAR; encoded by the coding sequence ATGATCGAGTCGCTGAGTTCCTCCGCCCCGTTCGCGGGCGTGCTCCTGGCCGGGGCCCTGGCCGGCGGCGGCCTGGCCCTGCTGATCGACGCGCTGATCCGGCGGGAACGCGGCACCGCCGGAACCGACGACCGGTCCCTGGGCCGGCGCGCCTCCCGCCGGCTGAGGGGCTTCGGCACCCGCCTGCCCATCGCCGTCCTCGCCGGGGTGTTCACCCTGCTGGTCACTGCCTGGCCGGTGGCCGCGATCGCCGCGGTGACGATGATCCTGGCCTGGCCCGCCCTGATGGGCGGGGCCCGGGAGGAGCGGCAGCAGGCCGACCGGCTGGAGGCACTGGCCCTGTGGACCGAGTCGCTGCGTGACACCATCGCCGGCGCGGTCGGTCTGGAGCAGGCGGTGATCGCGACGTCGCGGGCCGCGCCGGCCCCGATCGCCGACGAGATCATCACCCTGGCCGACCGGCTGCGGGTGCGGGTGCCGCTGCCCACGGCGCTGCACCGGCTGGCCGACGACCTGGACGACGCCAGCGCCGACCTGGTGGTGGCGGCGCTGCTGCTGAACTCCCGGCTGCGTGGGCCGGGCCTGCGGCACGTGCTGACCAGCCTGGCCGACTCGGTGCGGGCCGAGGTGGAGATGCGTGGCCGGGTGACGGCCGGGCGGGCGGCCACCCGGCGCAGCGTGCAGATCGTCGTGGCGGTGACGCTGCTGTTCGTGCTCGGCCTGCGCACCTTCAACCCCGGATACGTGGAGCCGTACCAGCATCCGGGCGGCCAGGTGGTGCTGGCGATCGTGGTCGGCTTCTTCGGCGCGGGCTTCTTCTGGCTGAAACAGCTTGCCTCGTACGACCTTCCGGAGCGGTTCATGCACACCGCCCCGTCGGCCGAGGGGGGTGCCCGGTGA
- a CDS encoding CpaF family protein has translation MAIDQRVVRRLREEVADLLAQQRREDALTGAPPMSAEDERQYARAVIGRVLDLHARSELSLGRTPPEVDEETELAEGIHAALFGVGRLQPLLDDPLVENIDINGCDQVFVGYADGREMAVPPVAESDDELIELVQLLGAYSGLTSRSFDVANPQLDLRLPDGSRLSAVMGVCPRPAISIRRSRLSRVTLDQLVKNESLTPELASFLSAAVLARKNIMIAGATNAGKTTLLRALAHEIPPQERLITVERSLELGLGEFTDLHPNVVPLEERLPNSEGQGSIGMADLVRRSLRMNPSRVIVGEVLGDEIVTMLNAMSQGNDGSLSTIHANSAIEVFNRICTYAIQSAERLPTDATMMLIAGAIDFVVFVERRNDYAEGGSLRRIVTSVREVNGVDGRVLSSEVFQAGADGRAEPAAPISCVDELIRAGYDPAMSVPAQGGWPG, from the coding sequence ATGGCCATCGACCAGCGCGTGGTGCGACGGCTGCGCGAGGAGGTCGCGGACCTGCTCGCCCAGCAACGCCGCGAGGACGCCCTGACCGGCGCCCCGCCGATGAGCGCCGAGGACGAGCGGCAGTACGCCCGGGCGGTGATCGGCCGGGTGCTGGATCTGCACGCCCGGTCGGAACTCTCGCTGGGCCGCACCCCGCCGGAGGTGGACGAGGAGACCGAGCTCGCCGAGGGCATCCACGCGGCGCTGTTCGGGGTCGGGCGGCTTCAGCCCCTGCTCGACGACCCGCTCGTGGAGAACATCGACATCAACGGCTGCGACCAGGTTTTCGTGGGCTATGCGGACGGCCGCGAGATGGCCGTGCCACCGGTGGCCGAGTCCGACGACGAGCTGATCGAGCTGGTGCAGCTGCTCGGCGCCTACTCCGGCCTGACCAGCCGCTCGTTCGACGTCGCCAACCCGCAGCTCGACCTGAGACTTCCCGACGGGTCCCGGCTTTCGGCGGTGATGGGGGTCTGCCCCCGGCCGGCCATCTCGATCCGGCGCTCGCGACTCAGCCGGGTGACGCTGGACCAGCTGGTCAAGAACGAGTCGCTGACGCCGGAACTGGCCTCGTTCCTGTCCGCCGCCGTGCTGGCCCGCAAGAACATCATGATCGCCGGGGCCACCAACGCCGGCAAGACCACCCTGCTGCGTGCCCTGGCTCACGAGATCCCGCCGCAGGAGCGGCTGATCACCGTGGAACGCTCGCTGGAGCTGGGGCTGGGCGAATTCACCGACCTGCATCCGAACGTGGTGCCGCTGGAGGAACGGCTGCCAAACTCCGAGGGCCAGGGGTCGATCGGGATGGCCGACCTGGTGCGCCGCTCGCTGCGGATGAACCCGAGCCGGGTGATCGTCGGCGAGGTGCTCGGCGACGAGATCGTCACCATGCTCAACGCGATGAGCCAGGGCAACGACGGCTCGCTGTCGACCATCCACGCGAACTCGGCGATCGAGGTGTTCAACCGGATCTGCACCTACGCCATCCAGTCCGCCGAGCGACTGCCCACCGACGCCACGATGATGCTGATCGCGGGTGCCATCGACTTCGTGGTGTTCGTGGAACGTCGCAACGACTACGCCGAGGGCGGCAGCCTGCGCCGCATCGTCACCAGCGTGCGCGAGGTCAACGGCGTGGACGGGCGGGTGCTGTCCAGCGAGGTGTTCCAGGCCGGCGCGGACGGCCGGGCCGAGCCCGCGGCGCCGATCTCCTGTGTGGACGAGCTGATCCGGGCCGGGTACGACCCGGCGATGAGCGTGCCGGCCCAGGGCGGGTGGCCGGGATGA
- a CDS encoding lysine N(6)-hydroxylase/L-ornithine N(5)-oxygenase family protein: protein MSSLASDGPPTGTAGDPSQPVLDLIGVGFGPSNLALAIAAVEHNDQANDATRVAVRFFERQPAFGWHRGMLLDDATMQVSFLKDLVTMRNPASSFSFLAYLHESGRLVDFINHKTLFPLRVEFHAYLEWAAARVADLVDWGHEVTGLVPVTSGDEVIAVDVTARELRPDGTGREVTYRARNVVIGTGLRPRLPEGVSGSDHVWHNHHLLHRVEEIDADTARRFVVVGAGQSAAEVTAFLHERFAGAEVVSVFTRYGYSPADDSPFANRIFDPSAVDDFYAAPTGVKKMLMDYHGNTNYSVVDTELIEELYRRSYREKVTGRERLTMMNVSRVEGVREQPGRVTVTVRSLTSDTTTDIDADLAVFATGYDPVDPVPLLGDLAAFCTPEPGGRLRVRRDYRVETTPGIRCGIYLQGGTEHTHGLSSSLLSTIAVRAGEILTSVVSGAGRAQPAGGAKAPAAALRRLLR from the coding sequence ATGAGCTCCCTGGCATCCGACGGACCGCCCACGGGAACGGCGGGCGATCCGTCCCAGCCGGTTCTCGACCTGATTGGGGTCGGGTTCGGTCCGTCCAACCTGGCCCTCGCGATCGCGGCGGTCGAGCACAACGACCAGGCTAACGACGCGACCCGGGTGGCGGTGCGGTTCTTCGAGCGTCAGCCGGCATTCGGATGGCATCGGGGCATGCTGCTCGACGACGCCACGATGCAGGTCTCGTTCCTCAAAGACCTGGTCACCATGCGTAACCCGGCCAGCAGCTTCAGTTTTCTGGCCTACCTGCACGAGTCCGGCCGGCTGGTCGACTTCATCAATCACAAGACGCTGTTCCCGCTGCGGGTCGAGTTCCACGCCTATCTGGAGTGGGCCGCCGCCCGGGTGGCCGACCTGGTCGACTGGGGGCACGAGGTCACCGGTCTGGTCCCGGTGACGAGTGGTGACGAGGTGATCGCGGTCGACGTGACCGCGCGCGAGCTGCGGCCCGACGGTACCGGCCGCGAGGTCACCTACCGGGCCCGCAACGTGGTGATCGGCACCGGCCTGCGACCCCGTCTGCCGGAGGGTGTCTCGGGCTCCGACCACGTCTGGCACAACCACCACCTGCTGCACCGGGTGGAGGAGATCGACGCGGACACCGCCCGGCGGTTCGTGGTGGTCGGCGCCGGGCAGAGCGCGGCCGAGGTGACCGCCTTCCTGCACGAGCGGTTCGCCGGTGCCGAGGTGGTCTCGGTGTTCACCCGCTACGGCTACAGCCCGGCCGACGACAGTCCTTTCGCCAACCGGATTTTCGACCCGTCCGCGGTGGACGACTTCTACGCCGCCCCGACGGGCGTCAAGAAGATGCTGATGGACTACCACGGCAACACCAACTACTCGGTCGTGGACACCGAGCTGATCGAGGAGCTCTACCGCCGCTCCTACCGGGAGAAGGTCACCGGCCGCGAACGCCTGACCATGATGAACGTGTCCCGGGTGGAGGGTGTGCGGGAGCAGCCCGGCCGGGTCACCGTCACGGTGCGCTCGCTGACCAGTGACACCACCACCGACATCGACGCCGACCTGGCGGTTTTCGCCACCGGCTACGACCCGGTCGACCCGGTGCCGCTGCTCGGCGACCTGGCCGCGTTCTGCACCCCCGAGCCGGGTGGCCGGCTGCGGGTGCGGCGTGACTACCGGGTGGAGACCACCCCGGGCATCCGCTGCGGCATCTACCTCCAGGGCGGCACCGAGCACACGCACGGGCTGTCCTCGTCGCTGCTGTCGACGATCGCGGTGCGGGCGGGAGAGATCCTGACCTCCGTGGTGAGTGGTGCCGGCCGGGCCCAGCCGGCGGGTGGCGCGAAGGCGCCCGCCGCCGCGCTGCGCCGGCTGCTGCGGTGA
- a CDS encoding TadE/TadG family type IV pilus assembly protein has protein sequence MIRRAHRDRGASTIELALYMPLLLFVIFATVQAALLFLGNQAASAAAREAARVARTGGGAAAIGTAEARGRAYAAQVGRGVIEDVSVQVSMAGPDEVRAVVTGRGIQVVPGVPGVRIEQVVQGPVEEFRPDL, from the coding sequence CTGATCCGTCGGGCCCACCGGGACCGGGGTGCCAGCACGATCGAGCTCGCCCTGTACATGCCTCTGCTGCTGTTCGTGATCTTCGCGACCGTGCAGGCGGCGCTGCTGTTCCTCGGCAACCAGGCGGCGTCGGCGGCGGCCCGGGAGGCCGCCCGGGTGGCCCGCACCGGTGGTGGTGCCGCGGCGATCGGCACCGCCGAGGCGCGCGGCCGGGCCTATGCCGCCCAGGTCGGCCGCGGCGTGATCGAGGACGTGTCGGTGCAGGTCAGCATGGCCGGGCCGGACGAGGTGCGCGCCGTGGTGACGGGCCGGGGCATCCAGGTGGTGCCGGGCGTCCCGGGGGTGCGGATCGAGCAGGTCGTGCAGGGGCCCGTCGAGGAATTCCGGCCGGACCTATGA
- a CDS encoding SAF domain-containing protein — protein MSTQERIDVRSRESGNKPDAARGRPSTPGSGDRLPRPPGTRRPGLAVLAVLLIVLGAAVAGLLALRLDDRADVLVARTTIVAGQQITADNLAVAKVASDGVAVITADQADQVIGRFAGTEIPPGRLIDPGMLVTSSMLDGNKAAVGVPLSIGRFPAGGLEAGDVVQVVRAVEGEGSEIAAKATVSSVKGSEDGVFGSGGDNSTVVTLIVTRNEAVQVAAAAAADQISLVLLERGASTKGN, from the coding sequence TTGAGCACGCAGGAACGCATCGACGTCCGGTCCCGGGAGTCCGGCAACAAGCCCGACGCGGCGCGGGGGCGCCCCTCCACGCCCGGCTCCGGCGACCGGCTGCCCCGTCCCCCGGGCACCCGCCGCCCCGGCCTCGCCGTGCTCGCGGTGCTGCTGATCGTGCTCGGCGCCGCCGTCGCCGGGCTGCTCGCGCTGCGCCTCGACGACCGCGCGGACGTCCTGGTCGCCCGCACCACCATCGTCGCCGGCCAGCAGATCACCGCCGACAACCTGGCCGTCGCCAAGGTCGCCTCGGACGGCGTCGCGGTGATCACCGCCGACCAGGCCGACCAGGTGATCGGCCGGTTCGCCGGCACCGAGATCCCGCCCGGCCGGCTGATCGACCCCGGCATGCTGGTCACCAGCAGCATGCTCGACGGCAACAAGGCCGCGGTCGGCGTGCCGCTGAGCATCGGCCGTTTCCCGGCCGGCGGCCTGGAGGCCGGCGACGTGGTGCAGGTGGTCCGCGCGGTCGAGGGCGAGGGCTCGGAGATCGCCGCCAAGGCCACGGTCAGCTCCGTGAAGGGTTCCGAGGACGGCGTCTTCGGTTCCGGCGGCGACAACTCCACCGTCGTCACACTCATCGTCACCCGCAACGAGGCAGTGCAGGTCGCCGCCGCGGCCGCCGCCGACCAGATCAGCCTCGTGCTGCTGGAACGCGGGGCCTCCACGAAGGGCAACTGA
- a CDS encoding type II secretion system F family protein, with protein MIAIVLAGALAGAGVLLLVVAYSRPAMRGVGAPATLAALDAERQKQAQNAPAENAGGAGAASGRAGVTSSVGRGIRRQLELSGIRLPAGLRADLSLIDRPIENHLAYSLLGAALGAVVPFVLGGLLVGLVGGLPVTTPVFLGISGLVIGAMLPTLQAGQRATVRRRDFRHVVGSFLDLVALNLSGGRGVPEALNSAASVSDGWAMVRLRDTLAIARLQGVTPWSALSRLGEETAVAELSDLGAALELVADDGAKVRESLAARAASMRRREMADAEGRAQARSQSMLIAQLLLAVGFLIFLIYPAIVRVLSGT; from the coding sequence GTGATCGCGATCGTGCTGGCCGGCGCCCTGGCCGGGGCCGGTGTGCTGCTGCTGGTGGTCGCCTACTCCCGTCCCGCGATGCGCGGGGTGGGTGCCCCCGCCACGCTCGCGGCGCTGGACGCCGAACGGCAGAAGCAGGCCCAGAACGCCCCGGCGGAGAATGCCGGCGGCGCGGGTGCGGCCTCGGGCCGGGCCGGTGTGACGTCGTCCGTGGGCCGGGGGATCCGGCGGCAACTGGAGCTCTCGGGGATCCGGCTGCCCGCGGGGCTGCGCGCCGACCTCTCCCTGATCGACCGGCCGATCGAGAACCACCTGGCGTACAGCCTTCTCGGTGCCGCGCTGGGCGCGGTCGTGCCGTTCGTGCTGGGCGGGCTGCTGGTCGGGCTGGTCGGTGGCCTGCCGGTGACCACGCCGGTGTTCCTCGGCATCAGCGGCCTGGTGATCGGCGCCATGCTGCCGACGCTCCAGGCCGGCCAGCGGGCCACCGTGCGGCGCCGCGACTTCCGGCACGTGGTCGGCTCGTTCCTCGACCTGGTCGCGCTGAATCTGTCCGGCGGGCGCGGGGTTCCGGAGGCCCTGAACTCCGCGGCCTCGGTCAGTGACGGCTGGGCGATGGTGCGGCTGCGCGACACCCTGGCGATCGCCCGGCTCCAGGGCGTCACCCCGTGGTCGGCCCTGAGCCGGCTCGGCGAGGAGACCGCGGTGGCCGAGCTCAGCGATCTGGGCGCCGCCCTGGAACTGGTCGCGGACGACGGCGCCAAGGTGCGCGAGTCGCTCGCGGCCCGGGCGGCGTCGATGCGCCGGCGCGAGATGGCCGACGCCGAAGGGCGGGCGCAGGCGCGCTCGCAGTCCATGCTCATCGCCCAGCTCCTGCTGGCGGTGGGGTTTCTCATCTTCCTCATCTACCCGGCCATCGTCCGGGTGCTGAGCGGAACCTGA
- a CDS encoding SRPBCC family protein: MAVRELILIRLVGVPRCEVWDAYTVPERLALWWAPGELVAPLHKINLDLREGGSFELTMIDPDGIEYPSEMVFRTVEPPGRLVYGWDGGEVVVTFSEDDAKTLLVQRYTGEISDEMFPVMEQGTGEQLDQLVALLSG, translated from the coding sequence ATGGCCGTTCGTGAGCTGATCCTCATCCGTCTGGTCGGGGTCCCTCGCTGCGAGGTCTGGGACGCCTACACGGTGCCGGAGCGGCTGGCCCTCTGGTGGGCTCCCGGCGAGCTGGTGGCGCCCCTCCACAAGATCAACCTGGACCTGCGCGAAGGCGGTTCCTTCGAGCTGACCATGATTGATCCGGACGGGATCGAGTACCCCTCCGAGATGGTCTTCCGGACGGTCGAGCCGCCGGGCCGGCTGGTGTACGGCTGGGACGGCGGCGAGGTCGTCGTGACCTTCAGTGAGGACGACGCGAAGACCCTTCTGGTGCAGCGATACACCGGCGAGATCTCGGACGAGATGTTCCCGGTGATGGAGCAGGGCACCGGCGAGCAGCTCGACCAGCTGGTGGCGTTGCTGTCCGGGTAG